In Mycolicibacterium mucogenicum DSM 44124, the following are encoded in one genomic region:
- the mrx1 gene encoding mycoredoxin Mrx1, producing the protein MSALIMYSTTWCGYCKRLKTALKAEGISYTEIDIEQDPAAAEFVGSVNNGNHVVPTVKFPDGSTLTNPSIKDVKAKLN; encoded by the coding sequence ATGAGTGCACTGATCATGTACAGCACGACCTGGTGCGGCTACTGCAAGCGGCTCAAGACCGCGCTGAAGGCCGAAGGCATCTCCTACACCGAGATCGACATCGAGCAGGACCCGGCGGCCGCCGAGTTCGTCGGTTCGGTCAACAACGGCAACCATGTGGTTCCGACGGTGAAGTTCCCCGACGGCTCGACGCTGACCAACCCCAGCATCAAGGACGTCAAAGCCAAACTGAATTAG
- the nudC gene encoding NAD(+) diphosphatase → MSDFTLRNVPLLSRVGADRADTLRTDVDAAIAGWKDALLLRVDRRNQVLISGGQVVLGRAAELGDKPDEHAVFLGRMPDGRHVWGVRAALEEPTGGTDAPIEVLDLRRAGTIFDDISAQLVSTATALLNWHDSARFSAIDGAPTKPVKGGWARVNSIGGHEEFPRIDPAIICLVHDGHDRAVLARQTNWPERLFSLLAGFVEAGESFESCVVREISEEIGLTVTDVKYLGSQPWPFPRSLMVGFHAIGDPEQPFSFNDGEIAEADWFTRAEVREALEHGDWNSTSDTRLLLPGSISIAREIIESWAAQ, encoded by the coding sequence ATGAGCGATTTCACCCTGCGTAACGTCCCGCTGCTGTCCCGCGTCGGCGCCGACCGGGCCGACACGCTGCGCACCGACGTCGACGCCGCGATCGCCGGCTGGAAGGACGCGCTGCTGCTGCGCGTGGATCGTCGCAATCAGGTGTTGATCTCCGGTGGCCAGGTGGTGCTCGGGCGTGCGGCGGAACTCGGCGACAAGCCCGACGAGCACGCGGTGTTCCTGGGCCGGATGCCCGACGGCCGCCACGTGTGGGGCGTGCGCGCCGCACTGGAGGAGCCGACGGGCGGGACGGACGCGCCGATCGAGGTGCTCGACCTGCGCCGGGCCGGGACCATCTTCGACGACATCAGCGCCCAGCTGGTCTCGACGGCGACGGCACTGCTGAACTGGCATGACAGCGCCCGCTTCAGCGCCATCGACGGCGCGCCCACGAAGCCCGTAAAGGGCGGTTGGGCGCGGGTCAACAGCATCGGCGGCCACGAGGAGTTCCCGCGCATCGATCCGGCGATCATCTGCCTGGTGCACGACGGCCACGACCGCGCCGTGCTGGCCCGGCAGACGAACTGGCCCGAGCGGCTGTTCTCACTGCTGGCCGGTTTCGTCGAGGCCGGCGAGTCGTTCGAGTCCTGCGTGGTGCGCGAGATCTCCGAGGAGATCGGCCTGACCGTCACCGACGTCAAGTACCTGGGCAGCCAGCCCTGGCCGTTCCCGCGCTCGCTGATGGTCGGCTTCCACGCCATCGGCGATCCGGAGCAGCCGTTCTCGTTCAACGACGGTGAGATCGCCGAGGCCGACTGGTTCACCCGGGCCGAGGTGCGCGAAGCCCTCGAGCACGGCGACTGGAACAGCACGTCGGACACCCGGCTGCTGCTGCCCGGCTCGATCTCGATCGCCCGGGAGATCATCGAGTCCTGGGCGGCTCAGTGA
- a CDS encoding potassium channel family protein, translating into MARVRLSRRMAAMEQNLTSRQNADLVDVLQIPEAFVSPIRRIVRRVIYALLVLAAAVLVVYLDRDGYRDAQENEMSLLDCIYYATVSLSTTGYGDITPLTPSARLVNVLVITPMRIAFLIVLIGTTVETLTTQSRQALKIQRWRSTVRNHTIVVGYGTKGRTAVQAMVGDEVAPGDIVVVDENPAALDRARAAGLVTVVGDATKSEVLRLAGAQHAKSIVVATDKDATAVLVTLTAREVAPKAKIVASAREAENQHLLRQSGADSTVVSSETAGRLLGIATQTPSVVEMVEDLLTPDAGFAISEREVEVKELGGSPRHLTDIVLGVVRDGRLLRVDAPEVDALAAGDRLLYIRNAEVER; encoded by the coding sequence ATGGCTCGCGTTAGGTTGTCGCGGCGCATGGCCGCGATGGAACAGAACCTCACGAGCCGCCAGAACGCGGATCTGGTTGATGTGCTGCAGATTCCGGAAGCGTTCGTCAGTCCGATCCGCCGGATCGTGCGCCGCGTCATCTACGCGTTGCTGGTGCTCGCCGCCGCGGTGCTCGTCGTGTACCTCGATCGCGACGGCTACCGCGACGCCCAGGAGAACGAGATGTCGCTCCTGGACTGCATCTACTACGCGACTGTGTCGCTGTCGACCACCGGCTATGGCGACATCACGCCGCTCACCCCGAGCGCGCGCCTGGTGAACGTCCTGGTGATCACGCCCATGCGGATCGCGTTCCTGATCGTGCTCATCGGTACGACCGTCGAGACGCTGACCACGCAGTCTCGTCAAGCCTTGAAGATTCAGCGATGGAGGAGCACCGTGCGCAACCACACCATCGTCGTCGGTTACGGGACCAAGGGCCGCACCGCGGTCCAGGCCATGGTCGGTGACGAGGTCGCACCCGGAGACATCGTCGTCGTCGACGAGAACCCGGCGGCACTGGACCGGGCGCGCGCCGCCGGACTGGTCACCGTGGTCGGCGACGCCACCAAGTCGGAGGTGCTGCGCCTGGCCGGGGCCCAGCATGCGAAGTCCATCGTGGTCGCGACCGACAAGGACGCCACCGCCGTGCTGGTCACGCTGACCGCCCGTGAGGTGGCACCCAAGGCCAAGATCGTCGCCTCGGCCCGCGAGGCCGAGAACCAGCACCTGCTACGGCAATCCGGCGCCGACTCGACGGTTGTGTCCTCGGAGACCGCCGGCCGGCTGCTGGGCATCGCGACCCAGACCCCGAGCGTCGTCGAGATGGTCGAAGACCTGCTCACCCCCGACGCCGGCTTCGCGATCTCCGAACGGGAGGTCGAGGTCAAGGAGCTCGGCGGCTCGCCGCGGCACCTGACCGACATCGTGCTCGGGGTGGTGCGCGACGGCCGGCTGCTGCGAGTCGACGCCCCTGAGGTCGACGCCCTGGCGGCCGGGGACCGGCTGCTCTACATCCGCAACGCCGAAGTCGAACGGTAA
- a CDS encoding DoxX family protein yields the protein MTAANSTDNTTASQAPAYRMGALLVGMGALHFAAPKPFDGIVPEELPGTARFYTYASGVAEVATGAALLLPRTRKLGALAAVALFISVFPANVNMVRLWWPKGWPARIAALARLPLQVPMVTQALKVYRNSPQAN from the coding sequence ATGACCGCCGCCAACAGCACTGACAACACCACCGCCAGCCAGGCGCCCGCGTACCGGATGGGCGCGCTGCTCGTCGGCATGGGCGCCCTGCATTTCGCCGCGCCCAAGCCTTTCGACGGCATCGTCCCGGAGGAACTGCCCGGCACCGCACGGTTTTACACGTACGCATCAGGCGTCGCCGAAGTAGCCACCGGCGCCGCGCTTCTGCTGCCACGTACCCGGAAGCTGGGCGCGCTGGCCGCTGTCGCACTTTTCATCAGCGTCTTCCCGGCGAACGTCAACATGGTCCGGCTGTGGTGGCCCAAGGGCTGGCCGGCCCGCATCGCGGCACTGGCCCGGCTGCCGTTGCAGGTGCCGATGGTGACCCAGGCGCTCAAGGTCTACCGCAACTCACCCCAGGCGAACTAG
- a CDS encoding ATP-dependent helicase yields the protein MPVTYSPADLAEALGLFTPTDEQAAVIAAPPGPLVVIAGAGAGKTETMAARVVWLVANGYATPSQVLGLTFTRKAAGQLLRRVRTRLARLAGSGLLPGVSLADEHATVSTYHAFAGTLLREYGLLLPIEPATRLVTETEMWQLAFRVVSDFPGQLQTDKSPAAITQMVLRLAGQLSEHLVDTDAVRDTHHELERLILTLPGGPGQRGGPTQWLLNLLATQTERAELVPLIDAVHQRTRDAQVMDFGSQMSAAARLAERFPQVGAQLRERYRVVLLDEYQDTGHAQRVALSSLFGGGVDDDLALTAVGDPIQSIYGWRGASATNLPRFTTDFRLSDGSPAPTLELRTSWRNPPRALKLANEVSAEARRRSVSVRELLPRPGAEPGTIQCALLDDVVAERDWVADHLARRYLGAVAAGEPVPTAAVLVRRNADAAPIAEALTARGVPVEVVGLAGLLAIPEVADVVAMLRLVAEPTAGVAAMRVLTSARWRFGAADLAALWRRASELDAPDPARTSGSAAEQAVAQVAPDADHACLADAISDPGPADRYSPEGHRRLLALAAELSQLRAHLHQPLPDLVAEVRRVLGIDAETRAASGVSEGWRGTEHLDAFADVVAGYAARPVDPDGAAPIVGLLAYLTAAAEVENGLAPAQVTVASDRVQILTVHAAKGLEWQIVAVPHLVARVFPSTASQRTWLTDAGDLPPLLRGDRAELSEHGVPVLDTSDVYDRKVLADKIAAHKALLDQRRTDEERRLLYVALTRAEDTLLLSGYHWGTTAGKPAGPSDFLIEMRDIIERAAQEGDPCGEIEQWAPAPPENAVNPLRDNVVECSWPVDPAGSRRADVDRGAALVAAALTAEAEEHDDRHGWAADVDALLAERQRAHERGPLELPPQLSVSTLVDLGSDRSGALQRLQRRLPARPDPQALLGTAFHDWVQRYFSAERLFDLDDLPGAVDAELGQAVAEELADLQAAFALSEWAVRTPTDIEVPFDMVIGDRVIRGRIDAVFADADGGYTVLDWKTGDPPSTQETLRNKAIQLAVYRLAWSSIQGVPVDSVRAVFHYVRAGQTVAPTDLPGADELAGLVRLG from the coding sequence ATGCCCGTGACGTACAGCCCTGCCGACCTTGCCGAGGCGCTCGGGCTGTTCACCCCGACCGACGAGCAGGCTGCGGTCATCGCCGCGCCACCAGGACCACTGGTGGTGATCGCCGGCGCCGGTGCCGGGAAAACCGAGACCATGGCCGCGCGCGTGGTGTGGCTGGTGGCCAACGGCTACGCCACACCGTCGCAGGTGCTGGGATTGACGTTCACCCGCAAGGCCGCCGGACAGCTGTTGCGCCGCGTGCGCACCCGGCTGGCCCGTCTAGCGGGGTCGGGTCTGTTGCCCGGCGTTTCGCTGGCCGACGAGCACGCCACCGTCAGCACCTATCACGCCTTCGCGGGCACCTTGCTCCGCGAGTACGGGCTGCTGCTGCCCATCGAGCCGGCCACCCGGCTGGTCACCGAAACCGAGATGTGGCAGTTGGCTTTTCGGGTGGTGTCCGACTTCCCGGGCCAGTTGCAGACCGACAAGTCCCCGGCCGCCATCACCCAGATGGTGCTGCGCCTGGCCGGTCAGCTTTCCGAGCATCTCGTCGACACCGACGCCGTGCGGGACACCCATCACGAGCTGGAACGGCTCATCCTCACGCTCCCCGGGGGTCCGGGCCAGCGCGGCGGGCCCACCCAGTGGCTGCTGAACCTGCTGGCCACCCAGACCGAGCGGGCCGAGCTGGTGCCACTGATCGATGCCGTGCACCAGCGAACGCGGGATGCGCAGGTGATGGACTTCGGCAGCCAGATGTCGGCCGCGGCCCGCTTGGCCGAGCGCTTCCCACAGGTCGGCGCGCAGCTGCGCGAGCGGTATCGCGTGGTCCTGCTCGACGAATACCAGGACACCGGGCACGCTCAGCGGGTCGCGCTGTCGTCGCTGTTCGGCGGCGGCGTCGACGATGACCTGGCGCTGACGGCGGTCGGAGACCCCATCCAGTCGATCTACGGCTGGCGCGGCGCGTCGGCGACCAACCTGCCGCGATTCACCACCGACTTCCGCCTGTCGGACGGTTCACCGGCCCCGACCCTGGAACTACGGACCAGCTGGCGCAACCCGCCGCGGGCACTCAAGCTGGCCAACGAGGTGTCCGCCGAGGCCCGGCGTCGCAGCGTGAGCGTGCGCGAATTGCTGCCGCGGCCGGGCGCCGAGCCGGGAACCATTCAGTGCGCTCTGCTGGATGATGTTGTCGCCGAACGTGATTGGGTTGCCGATCACCTGGCCCGCCGGTACCTCGGTGCGGTGGCCGCAGGGGAGCCCGTGCCGACGGCCGCGGTCCTGGTACGCCGTAACGCCGACGCCGCGCCCATCGCCGAGGCGCTGACAGCCCGCGGGGTGCCCGTCGAGGTGGTCGGCCTGGCTGGGCTGCTGGCCATCCCCGAGGTCGCCGACGTCGTCGCGATGCTGCGCCTGGTCGCCGAACCGACCGCCGGGGTCGCCGCGATGCGGGTACTCACCAGCGCGCGGTGGCGGTTCGGCGCCGCCGACCTGGCCGCGCTGTGGCGCCGCGCATCGGAACTGGATGCGCCCGACCCGGCGCGGACGTCTGGGTCGGCCGCCGAGCAGGCCGTCGCGCAGGTCGCCCCCGACGCCGACCACGCCTGCCTGGCCGACGCGATCAGCGATCCGGGCCCGGCCGACCGCTATTCACCCGAAGGACACCGCCGGCTGCTGGCCCTGGCCGCCGAACTGAGCCAACTGCGCGCGCACCTGCACCAGCCGCTGCCGGATCTGGTTGCCGAAGTGCGTCGGGTTCTGGGTATCGACGCCGAAACCCGTGCCGCCAGTGGGGTTTCCGAGGGCTGGCGCGGCACCGAACATCTCGACGCCTTCGCCGACGTCGTCGCGGGATACGCCGCGCGGCCCGTAGACCCAGACGGCGCCGCGCCCATCGTCGGACTACTGGCATATCTGACGGCGGCCGCGGAGGTGGAGAACGGGCTGGCACCGGCACAGGTGACGGTGGCCTCGGACCGGGTCCAGATCCTGACGGTGCACGCGGCCAAGGGCCTGGAATGGCAGATCGTCGCGGTGCCACACCTTGTTGCCCGAGTGTTCCCGTCGACGGCGTCGCAGCGCACCTGGCTCACCGATGCGGGGGACCTGCCGCCGCTGCTGCGCGGCGACCGCGCCGAGCTGTCCGAACACGGCGTGCCGGTGCTCGACACCTCCGACGTCTACGACCGGAAGGTGTTGGCGGACAAGATCGCCGCGCACAAGGCCCTGCTCGACCAGCGGCGCACCGACGAGGAACGCCGCCTGCTCTACGTGGCCCTCACCCGCGCCGAGGACACCCTGCTGTTGTCCGGGTATCACTGGGGGACGACGGCCGGAAAACCCGCGGGACCCTCCGACTTCCTGATCGAGATGCGCGACATCATCGAACGCGCCGCGCAGGAGGGCGACCCCTGCGGCGAGATCGAACAGTGGGCACCCGCACCCCCGGAGAATGCCGTCAACCCGTTGCGGGACAACGTCGTCGAATGCTCGTGGCCCGTCGACCCGGCCGGTTCGCGACGCGCTGACGTCGACCGGGGTGCGGCCCTGGTGGCTGCCGCGCTCACCGCAGAAGCCGAGGAGCACGACGACCGGCACGGTTGGGCCGCCGACGTGGACGCGCTGCTGGCCGAGCGGCAACGGGCACACGAGCGCGGTCCGCTCGAGCTGCCGCCGCAGTTGTCGGTGAGCACATTGGTCGACCTGGGTAGTGACCGGTCCGGCGCACTGCAGCGGCTGCAGCGACGGCTGCCCGCCCGGCCCGACCCGCAGGCGCTGCTGGGCACTGCGTTCCACGACTGGGTGCAGCGGTACTTCTCCGCCGAGCGGCTGTTCGACCTCGACGATCTGCCCGGTGCGGTCGACGCCGAGCTGGGGCAGGCCGTCGCCGAGGAGCTGGCAGACCTGCAGGCCGCGTTCGCCCTCTCGGAGTGGGCGGTCCGCACCCCGACCGACATCGAGGTGCCGTTCGACATGGTGATCGGCGACCGGGTGATCCGCGGCCGTATCGACGCGGTGTTCGCCGACGCCGACGGTGGTTACACCGTGCTGGACTGGAAGACCGGAGATCCGCCGTCGACCCAGGAAACCCTGCGCAACAAGGCCATTCAGCTGGCGGTGTACCGCCTGGCCTGGTCGTCCATCCAGGGGGTGCCCGTCGATTCGGTGCGGGCGGTCTTCCACTACGTGCGCGCCGGGCAGACGGTGGCACCCACCGACCTGCCCGGCGCCGACGAGCTGGCGGGCCTAGTTCGCCTGGGGTGA
- a CDS encoding ATP-dependent helicase, with translation MAAPHSALTAPGSVNALTEPGQRGVVRVLGGPGTGKTELLIRTAATHIAAGTDPESVLLLTGSARLGSRVRGAITSALLGDTGQVTREPLVRTLHSYAFAVLRQAAQRAGDAPPRLITSAEQDGIIRELLAGDLEDGDEASVDWPLHLRPALGTAGFATELRDLLARCTERGVDPADLRRIGRKAGRPEWVAAARFAQVYEQVMLLRSAVGMAAPQATVPALGAAELVGAALEAFAVDPALLDAERARIKLLLVDDAQHLDPQAALLVRVLAAGAQLTVIAGDPSQTVFGYRGAEPTLLYGPDDQPQVVLTESHRCSPAVAGAVAAVARRLPGVDASRALTPATTDELGSLSVRVAGSPHAESALIADALRRAHLVDGVPWSQMAVIVRSVPSAGTALARALTAAGVPVRQQAGTAPPAQHPAVGALLTVLDCVADQLTGDRALALLTGPIGRVDPVSQRQLRRALRRADGTGRDFGDLLVDALTGTTDHSLPDQLARPVRRVRAVLDAARRSATAGQDPRFVLWQAWHASGLSRRWQAAAGRPGAAGVAANADLDAVTALFDTADQYVARTAAASLAGLIDHVRALSWSGSAPERAEADEVAVLSAHAALGREWDFVVIAGLQEGLWPNTVPRGGVLGTQQLLDIVDGVGDVRGMSATAPLLAEERRLLVAALGRARNRVLVTAVDSDNGDEALLPSTFFEELAALAGGTDSDADELPVHAPAVLSPAALVGRLRSVVCAPDGAVEESDRLCAAAQLARLAEAGVPGADPAQWYASTELSTAEPLWSGDDHVVTVSPSTVQTLTDCPLRWMLERHGGSDGRDLRSALGSLVHALVADSGRSEAQLRGELEKIWQQLPFDSNWYADNELERYRAMLATFTTWRQESRGELTEVGTELEVAGTIADDGLQVQVKGRIDRLERDRDGRLVVVDVKTGKSPATKADAQEHAQLALYQLAIAEGVVPHGDQPGGGRLVYPAKPAKTGATEREQDPMGETTQAQWRQRVTDAAAATAGPHFVARVGSGCATCPVRAMCPAQGTKGACP, from the coding sequence ATGGCCGCCCCGCACTCCGCACTCACCGCGCCCGGCTCGGTTAATGCCCTGACCGAGCCCGGGCAGCGCGGTGTCGTGCGGGTGCTGGGCGGCCCCGGAACCGGCAAGACCGAGCTGCTGATCCGCACGGCGGCAACGCATATCGCGGCGGGGACCGATCCGGAGTCGGTGCTCCTGCTCACCGGTTCGGCACGGCTGGGCAGCCGGGTCCGCGGCGCCATCACGTCGGCACTGCTGGGCGATACCGGCCAGGTCACCCGGGAGCCGCTGGTCCGCACACTGCACTCCTACGCGTTCGCCGTGTTGCGGCAGGCCGCGCAGCGCGCCGGTGACGCGCCGCCGCGCCTGATCACCAGCGCCGAGCAGGACGGCATCATTCGCGAGCTCCTCGCCGGTGATCTGGAGGACGGCGACGAGGCGAGCGTGGACTGGCCGCTGCACCTGCGGCCGGCGCTGGGCACCGCGGGGTTCGCGACCGAATTGCGGGACCTGTTGGCCCGCTGCACCGAACGCGGCGTCGACCCTGCGGACCTGCGCCGGATCGGGCGCAAGGCCGGGCGTCCGGAGTGGGTGGCGGCGGCCCGGTTCGCGCAGGTCTACGAGCAGGTGATGCTGCTGCGCAGCGCCGTCGGCATGGCGGCTCCGCAGGCGACGGTGCCGGCGCTGGGCGCGGCCGAGCTGGTCGGCGCCGCCCTTGAGGCCTTCGCCGTCGATCCCGCGCTGCTGGACGCCGAACGTGCCCGCATCAAGCTGCTGCTCGTCGACGATGCGCAGCACCTCGACCCGCAGGCCGCGCTGCTGGTGCGGGTGCTGGCCGCCGGCGCCCAGCTGACGGTCATCGCCGGTGACCCGAGCCAGACGGTGTTCGGCTACCGCGGCGCCGAGCCGACGCTGCTGTACGGCCCCGACGACCAGCCGCAGGTGGTGCTGACCGAGTCTCACCGATGCTCGCCTGCCGTGGCCGGGGCGGTCGCCGCCGTCGCGCGGCGGCTGCCCGGCGTGGACGCGTCCCGGGCGCTGACGCCGGCGACGACGGATGAGCTCGGCTCGCTGTCGGTGCGTGTCGCCGGTTCGCCGCACGCCGAGTCCGCGTTGATTGCCGACGCTTTGCGTCGCGCGCACCTGGTCGACGGGGTGCCGTGGTCGCAGATGGCCGTCATCGTGCGATCGGTGCCGAGCGCCGGGACGGCGTTGGCCCGGGCTCTGACCGCCGCCGGGGTTCCGGTGCGGCAGCAGGCCGGGACCGCGCCGCCGGCCCAGCATCCGGCGGTGGGCGCGCTGCTGACGGTGCTGGACTGCGTCGCCGATCAGCTGACCGGCGACCGGGCGCTGGCCCTGCTGACCGGTCCCATCGGCCGGGTGGACCCGGTATCGCAGCGCCAGTTGCGCCGTGCGCTGCGCCGTGCGGACGGCACCGGTCGCGATTTCGGCGACCTGCTCGTCGACGCGCTGACCGGGACTACCGATCATTCACTGCCCGATCAGCTGGCGCGGCCGGTGCGGCGGGTTCGTGCGGTCCTCGACGCGGCGCGCCGGTCGGCGACGGCCGGCCAGGATCCGCGATTCGTGCTGTGGCAGGCCTGGCACGCCAGTGGGCTGTCGCGCCGGTGGCAGGCCGCGGCCGGGCGCCCGGGTGCGGCCGGCGTTGCGGCAAACGCCGACCTGGATGCCGTCACCGCGCTGTTCGACACCGCCGATCAGTACGTGGCCCGCACCGCGGCGGCGTCCCTCGCCGGCCTGATCGACCACGTCCGCGCGCTCTCCTGGTCGGGTTCGGCCCCCGAGCGCGCCGAGGCCGACGAGGTTGCGGTCCTCAGTGCACACGCCGCGCTGGGGCGGGAATGGGATTTCGTGGTCATCGCGGGCCTGCAGGAAGGGTTGTGGCCCAACACCGTTCCGCGTGGAGGCGTACTCGGGACCCAGCAGCTGCTCGACATCGTCGACGGTGTGGGTGACGTCCGCGGCATGTCGGCCACCGCGCCGCTGCTGGCCGAGGAACGCCGGCTGCTGGTCGCCGCGTTGGGCCGGGCGCGCAACCGTGTGCTGGTGACGGCCGTCGACAGCGACAACGGCGACGAGGCGCTACTGCCGTCGACCTTCTTCGAGGAGCTGGCGGCCCTGGCCGGCGGCACCGACTCCGACGCCGACGAGCTCCCGGTGCACGCGCCTGCGGTGTTGTCGCCGGCGGCATTGGTCGGCCGGTTGCGATCGGTGGTGTGTGCGCCCGACGGCGCGGTCGAGGAGTCCGATCGGCTCTGCGCAGCAGCGCAATTGGCCCGGCTGGCCGAGGCCGGCGTGCCGGGTGCCGACCCGGCGCAGTGGTACGCCAGCACGGAGCTGTCCACTGCCGAGCCGCTGTGGTCCGGCGACGACCACGTCGTCACCGTCTCGCCATCGACCGTGCAGACCCTGACCGATTGCCCGCTGCGCTGGATGCTGGAGCGCCACGGCGGCAGCGACGGCCGCGATCTGCGGTCGGCGCTGGGCTCGCTGGTGCACGCTCTGGTCGCCGATTCCGGTCGCAGCGAGGCCCAGCTGCGGGGTGAACTCGAAAAGATCTGGCAGCAGTTGCCTTTCGACTCGAACTGGTACGCCGACAACGAGCTGGAGCGGTACCGCGCCATGCTGGCGACGTTCACGACGTGGCGGCAGGAGAGTCGCGGCGAGCTCACCGAGGTCGGTACCGAACTCGAGGTCGCCGGCACGATCGCCGACGACGGGCTGCAGGTTCAGGTGAAGGGGCGCATCGACCGACTGGAACGCGACCGCGACGGCCGTCTGGTCGTGGTGGACGTCAAGACCGGTAAGAGCCCCGCCACCAAGGCCGATGCCCAGGAGCATGCCCAGCTCGCGCTGTACCAGCTCGCCATCGCTGAAGGCGTTGTGCCGCACGGTGATCAGCCCGGCGGTGGCCGACTGGTGTACCCGGCCAAACCCGCCAAGACCGGCGCCACCGAACGCGAGCAGGATCCGATGGGGGAGACGACGCAGGCGCAGTGGCGGCAGCGGGTGACCGATGCCGCCGCGGCGACGGCCGGGCCGCACTTCGTCGCGCGCGTCGGCTCGGGGTGTGCGACGTGCCCGGTGCGGGCCATGTGTCCGGCACAAGGTACGAAGGGGGCATGCCCGTGA
- a CDS encoding alpha/beta fold hydrolase, with protein MSGSINGVSLQVYRYGPARPAQILALHGLTGHGKRWQTLADGYLAEYSVLAPDLLGHGHSSWAAPWNIDENVAALATLLQDEADGPVVVVAHSFGGAIALNLAAAHPHLVSGLVLLDPATGLDGSWMSEIADAMLGSPDYPDRHEAHAEKVNGSWGEVSAKYPGELERDLDEHLVALPGGRVGWRISLPAMMSYWSELARPIVLPPQGTPTTLVLAKRTHPAYVTGELVSGLQARLGADFVLTEFDCDHMVPHAMPAETADVIRRHLV; from the coding sequence ATGTCTGGCAGCATCAACGGGGTGAGCTTGCAGGTGTACCGCTACGGACCGGCCCGGCCGGCACAGATCCTGGCCCTGCACGGCCTGACCGGCCACGGAAAGCGCTGGCAGACACTGGCGGACGGGTATCTGGCCGAATATTCGGTGCTGGCACCCGATCTCCTGGGACATGGCCATTCGTCGTGGGCGGCGCCGTGGAACATCGACGAGAACGTCGCGGCCCTGGCCACCCTGCTCCAGGACGAGGCCGACGGGCCGGTGGTCGTGGTGGCGCATTCGTTCGGTGGCGCGATAGCGCTCAATCTCGCTGCCGCCCACCCGCATCTGGTATCAGGCCTGGTGCTGCTGGACCCGGCGACCGGGCTGGACGGCAGCTGGATGAGCGAGATCGCCGACGCCATGCTCGGCTCCCCCGACTACCCGGACCGGCACGAGGCCCACGCCGAGAAGGTGAACGGATCGTGGGGCGAGGTCTCGGCGAAGTACCCCGGCGAACTCGAGCGCGACCTGGACGAGCACCTGGTCGCCCTGCCGGGCGGACGCGTCGGCTGGCGCATCAGCCTGCCCGCCATGATGTCCTACTGGAGTGAGCTGGCCCGCCCAATTGTGTTGCCGCCGCAGGGCACACCGACGACGCTGGTGCTGGCCAAACGGACGCACCCGGCCTATGTCACCGGCGAACTGGTGTCCGGTTTGCAGGCGCGCCTCGGTGCCGATTTCGTACTGACCGAATTCGACTGCGACCACATGGTGCCGCACGCCATGCCCGCCGAAACCGCCGACGTGATCCGGCGCCACCTGGTCTGA
- a CDS encoding MGMT family protein yields the protein MAAVTDEQVERVRDLVASIPPGRVSTYGDIADAAGLSSPRIVGWIMRTDSSDLPWHRVISASGRPAAHLATRQLELLRAEGVLAVDGRVRLREYRHEF from the coding sequence GTGGCCGCTGTCACCGACGAACAGGTGGAGAGGGTGCGGGACCTCGTCGCCTCGATCCCGCCCGGCCGGGTGTCGACCTACGGCGACATCGCCGATGCTGCAGGGCTTTCCAGCCCCCGAATCGTCGGCTGGATCATGCGCACCGATTCCTCGGACCTGCCCTGGCACCGGGTGATCAGCGCGTCGGGCCGGCCGGCCGCGCATCTGGCGACGCGGCAGCTGGAACTGCTGCGCGCCGAAGGGGTGCTGGCGGTCGACGGCCGGGTTCGGTTGCGGGAGTACCGGCACGAGTTCTGA